From a single Nicotiana tomentosiformis chromosome 2, ASM39032v3, whole genome shotgun sequence genomic region:
- the LOC104094722 gene encoding BURP domain-containing protein 6-like isoform X2: protein MNLQLLYSLIIFCLAFVTSTYAVISPEIYWKVKLPNTQIPKVIKDFLSQSEGDIRELKQDKTNTKEKVYYGLHQHGILVYHVATEDEIRDIKKEIPSMNHATIKSDVQDDFLYKPYFLENDLAKRKVINFPSFKNKNEAPFLSRQFVESIPFSLKKIPEILNHFSIDSSSKNAQTIEETIKFCEELEVKHKEKKSCATSLESMVDFSLSMLGTNNILAITTEVQGETPMLQKYTIEEVQQIGDGDNMVCHKLNYAYAVHFCHVGGRTKTFSVSMIGADGTKVKAISVCHKDTSLWNPRGLPFVVLKVKPGTTPICHFLQDDQIVFIPSKEATNYAIS from the exons ATGAACTTGCAGCTACTCTACTCGCTTATCATCTTTTGT CTTGCTTTTGTGACAAGTACTTACGCAGTAATATCTCCAGAGATTTATTGGAAAGTAAAATTGCCCAacactcaaatccccaaagtCATCAAAGATTTCCTTTCCCAATCAG AGGGTGACATACGTGAGCTAAAACAAGATAAGACGAACACAAAGGAGAAAGTATACTACGGTTTACACCAGCATGGAATCTTGGTTTATCACGTTGCTACCGAGGATGAGATTCGTGATATAAAGAAGGAAATTCCTAGCATGAATCATGCTACTATCAAGAGTGATGTTCAAGATGATTTCCTTTACAAACCTTACTTCTTAGAAAATGACTTGGCGAAGAGAAAAGTCATCAACTTTccatctttcaaaaacaaaaatgaagcACCCTTTTTGAGTCGCCAATTTGTGGAATCGATTCCCTTCTCTTTGAAAAAAATTCCAGAAATTCTAAACCATTTCTCAATAGATAGTAGCTCAAAGAATGCTCAAACTATTGAGGAAACaatcaaattttgtgaagagcTAGAGGTGAAACATAAAGAGAAGAAAAGTTGTGCAACTTCTTTGGAATCTATGGTAGATTTCAGCTTATCCATGCTAGGAACTAATAATATTCTGGCAATTACAACAGAGGTACAAGGGGAAACTCCAATGTTGCAAAAATACACCATTGAAGAAGTTCAACAAATAGGTGATGGGGATAACATGGTATGCCACAAACTTAATTACGCATATGCAGTGCATTTTTGCCATGTTGGTGGACGTACCAAGACATTTTCGGTATCTATGATTGGTGCTGATGGAACAAAGGTTAAAGCAATATCTGTATGCCACAAAGATACATCTCTTTGGAACCCAAGGGGATTGCCTTTTGTAGTGCTTAAAGTTAAGCCTGGAACTACCCCTATTTGTCATTTCCTTCAAGATGATCAAATTGTCTTTATCCCTTCCAAAGAGGCCACTAATTATGCTATCTCATAA
- the LOC104094722 gene encoding BURP domain-containing protein 6-like isoform X1, whose protein sequence is MKLQLLYSLIIFCLAFVTSTYAVISPEIYWKVKLPNTQIPKVIKDFLSQSEGDIRELKQDKTNTKEKVYYGLHQHGILVYHVATEDEIRDIKKEIPSMNHATIKSDVQDDFLYKPYFLENDLAKRKVINFPSFKNKNEAPFLSRQFVESIPFSLKKIPEILNHFSIDSSSKNAQTIEETIKFCEELEVKHKEKKSCATSLESMVDFSLSMLGTNNILAITTEVQGETPMLQKYTIEEVQQIGDGDNMVCHKLNYAYAVHFCHVGGRTKTFSVSMIGADGTKVKAISVCHKDTSLWNPRGLPFVVLKVKPGTTPICHFLQDDQIVFIPSKEATNYAIS, encoded by the exons ATGAAGTTGCAGCTACTCTACTCGCTTATCATCTTTTGT CTTGCTTTTGTGACAAGTACTTACGCAGTAATATCTCCAGAGATTTATTGGAAAGTAAAATTGCCCAacactcaaatccccaaagtCATCAAAGATTTCCTTTCCCAATCAG AGGGTGACATACGTGAGCTAAAACAAGATAAGACGAACACAAAGGAGAAAGTATACTACGGTTTACACCAGCATGGAATCTTGGTTTATCACGTTGCTACCGAGGATGAGATTCGTGATATAAAGAAGGAAATTCCTAGCATGAATCATGCTACTATCAAGAGTGATGTTCAAGATGATTTCCTTTACAAACCTTACTTCTTAGAAAATGACTTGGCGAAGAGAAAAGTCATCAACTTTccatctttcaaaaacaaaaatgaagcACCCTTTTTGAGTCGCCAATTTGTGGAATCGATTCCCTTCTCTTTGAAAAAAATTCCAGAAATTCTAAACCATTTCTCAATAGATAGTAGCTCAAAGAATGCTCAAACTATTGAGGAAACaatcaaattttgtgaagagcTAGAGGTGAAACATAAAGAGAAGAAAAGTTGTGCAACTTCTTTGGAATCTATGGTAGATTTCAGCTTATCCATGCTAGGAACTAATAATATTCTGGCAATTACAACAGAGGTACAAGGGGAAACTCCAATGTTGCAAAAATACACCATTGAAGAAGTTCAACAAATAGGTGATGGGGATAACATGGTATGCCACAAACTTAATTACGCATATGCAGTGCATTTTTGCCATGTTGGTGGACGTACCAAGACATTTTCGGTATCTATGATTGGTGCTGATGGAACAAAGGTTAAAGCAATATCTGTATGCCACAAAGATACATCTCTTTGGAACCCAAGGGGATTGCCTTTTGTAGTGCTTAAAGTTAAGCCTGGAACTACCCCTATTTGTCATTTCCTTCAAGATGATCAAATTGTCTTTATCCCTTCCAAAGAGGCCACTAATTATGCTATCTCATAA